The genomic DNA CGCATTGGTCTGGTAGCGCGCGATCAGCGCACGCACCGCCGATTGCGTGACCGTGTCGCCGAGCACGCCATGCAGCGCCCCGCCGTTCGCTTCGAGGCTGATGTTCTTGCGGTTCGGATCGGCGATCGCGGGATCGAGCAGCGCGGTTTCGCCGCCTTCGATCGCGAAACGCAGATTCGGGAAATACAGCACCTTGCCGCGCTCGACGCCCGCGAGCAGCGTTTCGCGCGCCACCGACAGGTTCTGCGCCTGCCAGTCGCCGCTTGTCACTTCAATGATCTGGGATTCGTTCATGGTCGCCCTTCTTTTGCAGCGGATGAAGCGTAGGTAGCGTGTGCGGCGCGTTAAGCGGGGTTAAGCCGGGGTGATCGTCTCCCGGCATACGCCGGCCGTATCGCAAAGGCTCTTACAGCAGACCAAAGCCCGCCAGCGCGCTCTTCACCGCCTGCAGCGTCGGCGGCTGGCCGGCCGTGCCGAGATTGATCACATTCGGCGACCAGTAGCCACCCGTACGCCACGCGGTCGCGAAATTGTACAACTCGACCGTCGGCCGCTTGAGCGCTGCGGCAATATGCACAAGGCCCGTGTCGACGCCGACCGTCGCGGCGGCGCCTTCGAGCAGGCCCACCACGGCCGGCAGCGACAGCTTCGGCGGCACGATCGCGGCCGCGCCGAACTCTTTGGCGAGCCGCTCGCTCGTCGCGCGCTCGGCCTCGCTGCCCCACGGCAGCACGAGCGACGCACCGCGCCGCACGAGCGACTGGCCCAGCTCGATCCATGCGGTGTCGGGCCACTGCTTGTCCTCACGCGACGTCGCGTGCACGAACACCACATACGGCACCGGCAGGTTCAGTTGCGCCTGCGAGACCGCCAGCGACGCGCGGCCGACGTCGATGCCGAAGTCGATTTCGTCTGTGGGTTGCGGCGCAGGGTCGTTGAGCGCGGCCGCCACGAGCTGGCGCGTGCGCTCGACCACATGCGTGCGCGGCTCGATCGGCACACGCTTGCCGTAGAAGAAGCGCACCGGCCATTCGTAGCCGGCGCCGTCGGTGCGGTTACCGAGCCCAACCACCGGCCCACGCGCCATCCGCGCGAGCCACGCGGTCTTGATCAGCCCCTGGCAGTCGATCACGAGGTCGTAGTGCTCGGCCGCCAGCGCGCGGCGAAATGCGCGGATCTCGGCCCAGTTGGCCGGCGAAAACAGCTTTTTGCGCCAGCGCCGCAGCGACACCGGGATCGCGCGATGCACGCCCTGCACGAGCTCGACCAGCCCCACGAAGCTCTCTTCGACCAGCCAATCGATCTGCGCGTCCGGATGGCGGCGGCGGATATCGGCAATCGCCGGCATGTTATGCACGACGTCGCCCAGCGATGACACCCGTACGATCAGTATCTTTTGCGCGCTCAAGGAGGGGGTGCCGGTCATTCCGGCATCACGGTACGTTGAAAGGACGCAATTCTATCGCGCCGCGCGAAAAAACCATGAAAAAACGCGGCGCGGTCCGTGTGGACTCGCGCCGCGTTTGTGCGGCCTGTTTGTGCGGCCTTTCAACCGTCAGGTCGGGACGAAGCGGAACAACGCGTGGACGAAGCGTGTACGAAGCGCGAATAACCCGCGCCCGCCTCGCCTCGAACCGTCAGAACGGCAGCTTCGCGTCCGCCTTCTCCGCCATGATCACGCGGCGGAAGTCCTCCTGGATGCGCTTGAGCGCCGCATCGTTATCGGCCTCGAAGCGCATCACGACCACGGGCGTCGTATTCGACGAGCGCGCGAGGCCGAAGCCGTCCGGATACTCGACGCGCAGCCCGTCGATCGTCACGACCTGGTCGGCTTGCGGAAACTTCGCGTTCTTCTGCAGACGCGCGATCAGCTCGAAGTTTTCGCCTTCCTGCAGCTTCAACTGAAGCTCCGGCGTCGAGTGCGAGTTCGGCAGGCTGTTGAGCAGTGCGCTCGGATCCTTCACGCGCGCGAGGATTTCGAGCAGGCGCGCGCCGGTGTACAGGCCGTCGTCGAAGCCATACCAGCGGTCCTTGAAGAACACATGGCCGCTCATCTCGCCCGCGAGCGGTGCGCCGGTCTCACGCAGCTTCGCCTTGACGAGCGAGTGGCCCGTCTTCCACATCAGCGGCTCGCCGCCCTTCTCTTTCACCCACGTCGCGAGGTTACGCGTGCACTTCACGTCGTAGATGATCTGCGCGCCCTTGTTGCGCGACAGCACTTCTTCGGCGAACAGCATCAGCTGGCGGTCCGGATAGATGATCTGGCCGTCCTTCGTGACCACGCCGAGACGGTCGCCGTCGCCGTCGAACGCGAAGCCGATTTCGGCGTCCGTTTCCTTCAGCGCGCGAATCACGTCCTGCAGGTTCTCGGGGTGCGCCGGGTCCGGATGGTGATTCGGGAAGTTGCCGTCGATCTCGGTAAAGAGCTCGACGAGCTCGCAGCCGAGCGCCTTGAAGAGCCGCGGCGCGAGACCGCCCGCCACACCGTTGCCCGTATCGACGACGATCTTCAGCGGCCGCGCCAGCTTGATATCGCTGACGATGCGATCGATGTAGGCATCGGCGATGTCGTAGTCGGCATAGCTGCCGCTGCCGGAGTCGAACTTGTTGTCGACGATGCGCTTGTAAAGCGCCTGGATCTGGTCGCCGTAAATCGCCGCGCCGCGCAACACCATCTTGAAGCCGTTGTAGTCGGGCGGATTGTGGCTGCCCGTCACGACGATGCACGAATCGACGCGCCGCTCGCCGCCCGCGAGCTTCAACGGCACGCTCGCCGCGAAGTAGCCGACCGGTGTCGGCACCATGCCGACATTGACCACGTCGACACCGGCGGAACGCAAGCCTTCGGACAGCGCCGCGATCAGTTCCGGGCCCGACAGGCGGCCGTCGCGCGCCACGACGACCGCATCGCCGCCCTGCGCGCGCACTTCGCTGCCGAATGCGCGGCCGATCGAACGCGCCGTATCGGCATCGAGCGTCTTGCCGATCACACCGCGGATGTCATACGCCTTGAAAATCGATTGGGAGATCATGGATAGGCTCACTTACGTGCAATGAAGTGCAATGGAAATTTTGTCCGGCGCATGACGTGGTCGCGTCTGCACCTTGCCGGAAGCGGTCCGGTTCCAACTTATAATTGCGTTTTTTAGCGAACGCCTACTCGTCCTATTCTAATGCCTAGACGCGTCCCGATTGTAAAGTTGCGGTTGCAAATGGCGCGCCTGACCGTGCTGATGGCGGATTCGGCGGGTTTGACAAACGACCGGACGGGTGCCGGATGCTGACATGGAAGCGTTACGCGAATCCCGACGTCACGCGCGCATTCGCCAATATCGTCTGGCTCGGGCTTGAGCGGCTGACGCAGATCGCCGTGGCGATCGCGATCAGCGGACTGCTGGCGCGCTACTTCGGCCCGGACGTATTCGGCAAATGGCAGTATGCGAATACGCTGCTGCTCGTGCTCGCGCCGCTCACGTGGGTCTGCGGCGCCGAGATTCTGGTGCCGACCATCGTGCGCCGCCCCGCCGCGGAACTCGGCACCGTGCTCGGCAGCGCCTTCGTATTGCGGCTGACCGTGTCCATCGCCGCGCTACTGGTTACGTGGGCCGCGATCGCGGCGAACCGCGACATCCACTTTACCGATCCGCTCGTCGGCACGATGCTCGCCGGGCTCGCGGTCACGATGCTGTTTCGCGAACCGCTTACCGGCGTGATCAACGCGTGGCTGCAGAGCATGACTTACAGCAAGCCGCAGCTGCTGACGAGCATGTCGACCGCCATCGTCAAGGCGCTGCTGGTCTGGCTGCTGGTGCGCGCCGCGGCGCCGGCCGGCAGCTTCGGCTGGCTATGGGCGCTCGAGGCGGCGGCGATCGGCGCGATTCTGCTCGTGTACTACATGAAACGGCATGGCGGCACGCTCGGCTGGCATATCGAGCGGCCTTTGGTGCGCCATTTCGCGAGCGCCGGAACGGTCTTCTGGATCGGGCTCATTTGCATGTACCTGTTCCTGAAGCTCGACCGCCTGATGCTCGAGCGCGCGATCTCATTCGCCGACCTCGGCCGCTATTCGGCGGCGCAGCAGCTCAACGAAAACTGGATCACGCTCGCGCTGATGCTCGCGCAAACCATTGCACCGGCCTTCGTCTACCGTGTCGACGAAGCCGCGCGGCTGCGCCGCAATATGTGGCGCCTCGCGGCGATGACGTTCGCCGTGATGGCGGGCGGCGCGTTCGTGCTCGATCTGCTCGCAGGCTTCATCATCCGTCATGTGTTCGGGCCGGACTACGAAGGCGCGATCGGTATTTTCCGCTGGGCCGTCTGGCTTTCCGTACCGGCCGGCATCGAGGCGATCGGCAATCTCGTCGTGCTCAAATACCAGGCGAAGTTCGTGCTGCTGTCGAAATGGCTGCTCGCGCTCGCGGTGGCGTTCGCGGTCAATCTGCTGGCGATTCCGCGCATGGGCGCATACGGCGCGCTGGTCGGGCTCGCCGCCGGGTATCTGGCGGCCGCGGCGGTCAATCTTTATTACATCCGTTTGAAACTCGGCTCATGACGTCTTCTTCCGCATCCGCACGCTCGCCGCGACGCACCGACCCGCGCGCGGACCCGTCTGCGCCGAAGCACGCGCCACACGCCGGCGCGCCGGGCGGTTCGGCTACGCCATACGGCGCTTCGCTGGCCGACGTCGCGGTGCTGATGCCCGCCTACAACGGCCAGGCCGACGTCGAGCGCACGCTCGCGTCGTTCAGCGAAAGCGAGCCCGTGCATGTGCTGATCGTCGACGACGGCAGCACGCCGCCGCTCTTCGCGCCGGCGCTGCCGAACCTGACTGTCGAGATTCTGCGGATGCCGCAAAACGGCGGTATCGAGCGCGCCTTGCAAGCCGGCATCGAAGCGCTCGCCGCGCGCGGCTTTCGTTATGCAGCGCGAATCGATGCCGGCGACGTGACAGTGCCGCAACGGCTCGCGAAACAGCGTGCGTATCTCGAAGCGCATCCGAACGTGGCCGGTCTCGGCATGTGGGCGCAAGTGGTCGCGCT from Paraburkholderia edwinii includes the following:
- the waaC gene encoding lipopolysaccharide heptosyltransferase I — translated: MTGTPSLSAQKILIVRVSSLGDVVHNMPAIADIRRRHPDAQIDWLVEESFVGLVELVQGVHRAIPVSLRRWRKKLFSPANWAEIRAFRRALAAEHYDLVIDCQGLIKTAWLARMARGPVVGLGNRTDGAGYEWPVRFFYGKRVPIEPRTHVVERTRQLVAAALNDPAPQPTDEIDFGIDVGRASLAVSQAQLNLPVPYVVFVHATSREDKQWPDTAWIELGQSLVRRGASLVLPWGSEAERATSERLAKEFGAAAIVPPKLSLPAVVGLLEGAAATVGVDTGLVHIAAALKRPTVELYNFATAWRTGGYWSPNVINLGTAGQPPTLQAVKSALAGFGLL
- a CDS encoding phosphomannomutase/phosphoglucomutase, which gives rise to MISQSIFKAYDIRGVIGKTLDADTARSIGRAFGSEVRAQGGDAVVVARDGRLSGPELIAALSEGLRSAGVDVVNVGMVPTPVGYFAASVPLKLAGGERRVDSCIVVTGSHNPPDYNGFKMVLRGAAIYGDQIQALYKRIVDNKFDSGSGSYADYDIADAYIDRIVSDIKLARPLKIVVDTGNGVAGGLAPRLFKALGCELVELFTEIDGNFPNHHPDPAHPENLQDVIRALKETDAEIGFAFDGDGDRLGVVTKDGQIIYPDRQLMLFAEEVLSRNKGAQIIYDVKCTRNLATWVKEKGGEPLMWKTGHSLVKAKLRETGAPLAGEMSGHVFFKDRWYGFDDGLYTGARLLEILARVKDPSALLNSLPNSHSTPELQLKLQEGENFELIARLQKNAKFPQADQVVTIDGLRVEYPDGFGLARSSNTTPVVVMRFEADNDAALKRIQEDFRRVIMAEKADAKLPF
- a CDS encoding oligosaccharide flippase family protein, which translates into the protein MLTWKRYANPDVTRAFANIVWLGLERLTQIAVAIAISGLLARYFGPDVFGKWQYANTLLLVLAPLTWVCGAEILVPTIVRRPAAELGTVLGSAFVLRLTVSIAALLVTWAAIAANRDIHFTDPLVGTMLAGLAVTMLFREPLTGVINAWLQSMTYSKPQLLTSMSTAIVKALLVWLLVRAAAPAGSFGWLWALEAAAIGAILLVYYMKRHGGTLGWHIERPLVRHFASAGTVFWIGLICMYLFLKLDRLMLERAISFADLGRYSAAQQLNENWITLALMLAQTIAPAFVYRVDEAARLRRNMWRLAAMTFAVMAGGAFVLDLLAGFIIRHVFGPDYEGAIGIFRWAVWLSVPAGIEAIGNLVVLKYQAKFVLLSKWLLALAVAFAVNLLAIPRMGAYGALVGLAAGYLAAAAVNLYYIRLKLGS